A genomic segment from Excalfactoria chinensis isolate bCotChi1 chromosome 15, bCotChi1.hap2, whole genome shotgun sequence encodes:
- the CSE1L gene encoding exportin-2 yields MELSDANLQTLTEYLKKTLDPDPAIRRPAEKFLETVEGSQNYPLLLLTLLEKSQENVIKVCASVTFKNYIKRNWRIVEDEPNKIFESDRIAIKANIVPLMLSSPEQIQKQLSDAISIIGREDFPQKWPDLLTEMVNRFQSGDFHVINGVLRTAHSLFKRYRHEFKSNELWTEIKLVLDAFALPLTNLFKATIDLCSTHANDASALKVLFSSLILIAKLFYSLNFQDLPEFFEDNMETWMTNFHSLLTLDNKLLQTDDEEEAGLLELLKSQICDNAALYAQKYDEEFQPYLPRFVTAIWNLLVTTGQEVKYDLLVSNAIQFLASVCERPHYKHLFEDQNTLTSICEKVIVPNMEFRAADEEAFEDNSEEYIRRDLEGSDIDTRRRAACDLVRGLCKFFEGPVTGIFSGYVNSMLQEYAKNPSVNWKHKDAAIYLVTSLASKAQTQKHGITQANELVNLTEFFVNHIQPDLKSASVNEFPVLKADGIKYIMIFRNQVPKEQLLLSIPLLINHLQAESIVVHTYAAHALERLFTMRGTNNTTLITAAEMAPFVEVLLTNLFKALTLPGSSENEYIMKAIMRSFSLLQESIIPYIPSVITQLTQKLLAVSKNPSKPHFNHYMFESICLSIRITCKANPDAVGSFEEALFMVFTEILQNDVQEFIPYVFQVMSLLLEMHKNEIPSSYMALFPHLLQPVLWERTGNIPPLVRLLQAYLERGANTIASAAADKIPGLLGVFQKLIASKANDHQGFYLLNSIIEHMPPESVDQYRKQIFILLFQRLQNSKTTKFIKSFLVFINLYCVKYGALALQEIFDSIQPKMFGMVLEKIIIPEIQKVSGQVEKKICAVGITKILTECPPMMDTEYTKLWTPLLQALIGLFELPEDDTIPDEEHFIDIEDTPGYQTAFSQLAFAGKKEHDPVGQMVNNPRIHLAQSLHKLSTACPGRVPSMLSTSLNAEALQYLQGYLQAASVTLL; encoded by the exons GTGGAGGATGAACCGAACAAAATATTTGAATCAGACAGGATAGCCATTAAAGCCAACATAGTGCCCTTGATGCTCAGCAGCCCGGAACAAATTCAAAAGCAG TTAAGTGATGCCATCAGTATTATTGGTCGGGAAGACTTCCCTCAGAAGTGGCCAGACTTGCTGACAGAAATGGTGAACCGCTTTCAAAGTGGAGACTTCCATGTCATTAATGGCGTCCTTCGTACTGCTCACTCTTTGTTTAAAAG GTACCGCCATGAATTTAAGTCAAACGAATTATGGACAGAGATCAAACTTGTCCTTGATGCCTTTGCATTGCCCTTGACAAACCTCTTTAAG GCAACTATTGACCTTTGCAGCACACATGCAAACGATGCCAGTGCTTTGAAggttctcttttcttctctcattctAATTGCGAAGCTGTTCTACAGTTTAAATTTTCAG GATTTGCCTGAGTTTTTTGAAGATAACATGGAAACCTGGATGACAAATTTTCATAGTCTCTTAACTTTAGATAATAAACTTCTGCAGACAGAT GATGAAGAAGAAGCTGGTTTACTGGAGCTCTTGAAATCTCAAATTTGTGATAATGCTGCTTTATATGCTCAAAAATACGATGAAGAATTTCAGCCCTACTTGCCACGTTTTGTGACAGCAATCTGGAATCTGTTAGTCACAACAGGTCAGGAAGTGAAATATGATTTG TTGGTCAGTAATGCAATCCAGTTTCTGGCCTCGGTTTGTGAAAGACCGCATTACAAGCACCTGTTTGAAGACCAGAATACATTGACAAGCATCTGTGAAAAAGTTATTGTTCCCAATATGGAATTTAGAG ctGCTGATGAAGAAGCATTTGAAGATAATTCTGAAGAATATATAAGAAGGGATTTGGAAGGATCTG ATATTGACACCAGGCGCAGAGCAGCTTGTGATCTAGTCAGAGGCTTGTGCAAGTTCTTTGAAGGGCCAGTGACAGGAATTTTTTCTGGATACGTTAATTCCATGCTTCAGGAATATGCAAAGAATCCATCTGTTAACTGGAAGCACAAAGATGCAGCTATATACCTTGTTACGTCATTGGCATCCAAGGCTCAGACACAGAAG cATGGAATAACACAAGCCAATGAACTTGTTAATCTGACGGAATTCTTTGTGAATCACATTCAGCCTGACTTAAAGTCAGCCAGTG TGAATGAATTTCCAGTGCTAAAAGCTGATGGTATCAAATATATCATGATTTTTAGAAACCAA GTACCTAAAGAGCAACTGTTGTTATCTATTCCTCTTTTAATCAATCATCTGCAAGCAGAAAGCATTGTGGTCCATACTTATGCAGCACATGCTCTTGAAAGGCTGTTTACCATGAGAGGGACGAACAATACTACTCT catcacagctgcagaaatggcaCCATTTGTAGAAGTGCTGTTAACAAACCTTTTCAAAGCATTAACGCTTCCCGGCTcatcagaaaatgaatacaTAATGAAAG caaTCATGAGGAGTTTTTCTCTGCTACAGGAATCCATAATTCCATACATCCCTTCTGTCATCACGCAGCTTACACAGAAGCTACTGGCTGTCAGTAAG AACCCAAGCAAACCTCACTTTAACCATTACATGTTCGAATCGATATGCTTGTCGATAAGGATAACATGCAAAGCAAACCCTGATGCTGTTGGAAGCTTTGAGGAGGCTTTGTTCATGGTGTTCACTGAGATACTACAGAATGATGTGCAAG AGTTCATTCCATATGTGTTCCAAGTGATGTCCCTACTTCTGGAAATGCACAAAAATGAGATCCCATCATCCTATATGGCATTGTTTCCTCATCTACTTCAGCCAGTTTTATGGGAAAGGACAGGAAATATTCCTCCTCTAGTCCGACTCCTGCAGGCTTATTTAGAGCGAGGTGCCAACACAATagcaagtgctgctgctgacaaaaTT ccTGGGCTGTTAGGTGTGTTCCAGAAGTTGATCGCCTCTAAAGCTAATGACCATCAAGGATTCTATCTTCTAAACAGTATCATAGAGCATATGCCCCC TGAATCAGTTGACCAGTACAGGAAACAGATCTTCATTCTGCTGTTCCAAAGACTTCAGAattccaaaacaacaaaatttatTAAAA GCTTCCTAGTCTTCATTAACTTGTACTGTGTAAAATATGGAGCATTAGCTCTTCAAGAAATATTTGACAGCATACAGCCAAA GATGTTTGGAATGGTTCTGGAGAAAATCATAAttcctgaaatacagaaagtgtCTGGAcaagttgaaaagaaaatctgtgcaGTTGGCATTACCAAAATATTAACAGAATGTCCTCCTATGATGGACACTGAGTACACCAAGCTGTG GACTCCTTTGCTGCAGGCACTCATCGGCCTCTTTGAGCTGCCTGAGGACGACACTATCCCTGACGAAGAACACTTCATTGACATAGAAGATACTCCAGGATATCAGACTGCATTCTCTCAGCTAGCCtttgctggaaagaaagaacatgatCCTGTAGGTCAGATGGTGAACAATCCTAGAATTCATCTGGCACAGTCTCTTCACAAACTGTCTACTGCATGTCCAGGCAGG GTTCCATCAATGCTGAGTACTAGTCTGAATGCAGAAGCGTTGCAGTATCTCCAAGGATACCTCCAAGCTGCCAGCGTGACGCTGCTCTGA